DNA sequence from the Myxococcaceae bacterium JPH2 genome:
TTGAGAGCGGCGCGGACTACTGCGCCACCTGGTCGGTGGAGAGGATGACCATGCCGCTGGAGCAGGTGCACTTGTCGGCGGCGGCGGAAACGCGGGCGATCTCGGACTTGACGTACATGGTGAGTCTCCTGTGTGGAGTTGCGGGTGGGACTACTGAGCCACGTTGATGACGTCGATCTTCACGGTCGCGTTCATGCCGTTGCTGCAGGTGCACTTGTCAGCGGCGGCGGACACGCGGGCGATCTCGGACTTGACGTACATGTTGATTCTCCTGGTTGAGGGTGAATGCCTGTCACGTCGAGACCCCATGTCTCAGGCAACAGGCGGCCATGTGTGTCTTCACACGCAATCAAAGACACACAGTTGTCGGGGCCCCTCTGGGCACGGCGCTGCCGTCCCCCGCGCACGACGCGGGGCCCCACGATGGAAAAGTCTCCGCCCCGGTCAGGTCCTCAGGGGGCGGGATGGGGCTCGCACAGCCCCAGCTCCTGGAACTGCTCGACGGTCCTCCGCACGTCCGCGCGGATGTCCGCCTCCTGGCCCGCGGCGTTCAGGCTGCTCGCAAGCGTTTGCACCGCGGCATCCAGTGAGACGCCGCTCTGGCACAGCCCGAAGATGCGGGCCGCCGTCTCGTTGACGCGGAAGACCTCGCCACCTTCGGTATCCATCAAGAAATAGGCATCATCTTGTTGCTGCACGATGACGCCGGGCGCCGCGGGAGGCAGGTTCAAACGAAATCCCCCTCATGTGGGCGGCTGTCTCGATGTGCCCAATTACCGCTGAGACCCGATAAACCGCGCCTTGATGTGATTTCATTTTTAAAACCATTCCATCACAAGTGTCAACACGCTGAACACTTTTCAAAATCGCTGTACGCAATGAGTTTCAAGACAGAGCCATGCGACAAAACGTGTCTGGTCGTGGCGCGGTGCGCGAGCGGATGTGCGGTGGTGGGCGGATCCAGGCGGACTTCGTTCGCACCGCGCGGCAGGTGATGCGATGGTGCGTTCCGTGACCCGTTCCGACGCCCAGAGCCCCTCCGCCCGAGTGAGAACCGAGGACGCGGAGGCCTACCGACTCTTCGACGCCATGCCCCTGGGCGTGGCGGTCCTGAGGGACTGCCAGGTCGTCTACGTCAATGCGTCATTGCTCGACCTCTTGGGTCGAGACCAGGGCGAAGTGGTGGGGTGTCCAGCACTCTCGTTCTTGAGCAGACCCGACGCGTCGGACGTCCGGAAGTGGCACGGGTCCGGAGCGACGAAAAGGCCCCTGGAAGCGTGGCTGCGCACCCCTCGCGGCGAGGTGCGGGTGGAGCTGTCCGCCGTGGAGCACGGCGACGCGTGGCTCGTGCACGTGCGCGACATCACCGCGCGTGCCCGCCGGCGCGAGCTGCTGGAGCAGTTGGCGGAGCTGGGCGCGGAGCTGCCCACGCGACGAGACGAGGCCCAGGTGCTGGGGCGCATGTTCGAGGGACTGGAGGCCATGTCCCTGGCGTTCGCGTGGGTCGTCCCGGGACAGGAGGGCCCGCTGCTGGAGCGCGGCTTCGCGCCGGGGAGTCCCGAGCCGCTGTCCGCCCGGCGGGGCACGTGGACTCCTGGGCTCGAGCAGGCGTGGAGCGAGGGCTGCGCCTACGTGGAGGACGCCACGCGGGAGGCAGCGCGGTTCCTCGGCGCGGATGCGGAGGCGCTCCGCGCGGCGCCGCTCCCCGGCGTGATAGCGCGCGTGGATCTGGAGGGTGCCCCCCGGGCGCTGCTGGCCGTGGCGGCGATGGGGCTGCGTGAGGAGGACCGCGCGCCGGTGCGGCGCTTCGCCACGCAGGTCTCCGCCGCGCTCGATGCGGCGCTCACCATCACGCGTCTCAGCGCGCGCAATACGGCCTTGGCGGCGCTCAACCGGCTGGCCTCGGCGGCGGCGTCCGCGCCCCATCCGCGCGCGTTCTTCGGGCCCGGCACGGCGGAGATCGCCGGCCTTTTGGGCTGCGACGCGGTGACGCTGCTCATGCCGGAAGAAGGGCGGCTGGAGGCCCCCGAGTATCTGGAACTCATCCACGCGTATGGCTTCGCGCGGGAGGTGGTGGCTCGGCATCCGCGCACGCCGGTGGCGGGCACGGTGAACGGCGTGGTGTTCCTCTCCGGTGAGGCGCGGGTGGTGGACACGGAGGACTGCCCTCCGCCCACGCGCGAGGCGTTGATTCAGCAAGGCTTCCAGACGTTGGCGGCGGTGCCCGTGCGCGTGCGCTCGCGAGTGGTGGGCACCTTGGGCGTGCTCTTCCGCGTTCGTCGGCGGCTCACCGCGCTGGAGCTGGAGACGCTCCAGGCCATGGGCAGTCACTTCGCGGCGGCGCTGGAGTCACACCGGCTGCTGGAAGAGGTGCGCGGGCGCGCGGAGGACCTGGCGCTCATGCACGAGGTGGGCAAGGCCCTGGCCGCCACGCTGGAGCCCGCCGCATTGCTGTCCACGGGCGTCACCAGCCTGGCGCGCATCGTGGACACGCCAGACGCCTACGTGATGCTGCCGGACGCCAGCGGCGAGCGGCTCATCGTCCGCGCGGCGACGGGCGGACATCCGGCCATGGTGGGCCAGTCCATCCCCGTGGAGCCGCCGCCGCACTCCTTCACCGCGGAGGTGTTCCGCACGCGGCAGCCGCTGCGCGTGGAGGATGCGCGGGAGGACCGGCGCGGACACGAGGAGCTGCTGCGCATCTCCGAGGGGTTGGCTTTCCTCGTGCTGCCGCTGGCCGTGCACGAGCGCATGGTGGGCGTGGCCATGGTGGTGGAGACGCGGCGGACGCGGCGCTTCACCGCCGCGGAGGTCGAGCGGGCCGGAGCCATCGCCAGCCAGTTGTCGCTCGCGCTCGAGGGCGCGCGACTGGTGGAGGACTTGAAGAAGAGCTACGCGGAGCTGGCGCGGGCGCAAGCGCAGCTCGTGCACCGCGAGCGACTGGCCGCGCTGGGCGAGCTGTCCGCGGTCGTGGCCCATGAAGTTCGCAATCCCCTGGGCGCCATCTTCAACTCGGTGGCGACCATCCGGCGCATCGTCGGACCGGAGAGCCCCGCCTCGCCGCTGGTGGACATCGTGGGAGAAGAGGCGGACCGCCTCAATCGCATCGTCGCGGACCTGCTCACCTTCGCGCGGCCCCCCTCGCCCCATCCGTATCCCGTGTCGGTGTCGCAGCTGCTGGAGGAGTCGGTGCGCGGTGCGCTCTCGGACCAGGGCGCGCCTCGCGACCTCGCGGTGCGCGTGGAGTGGAACGTGGCGACCGACGTTCCGCCCGTGACGGTGGATGAGCGGCTGATGCGTCAGGCGTTCCTCAACCTGGCCCTCAATGCCGTGCAGGCCATGCCCCACGGCGGGACGCTGAGCGTGTCCGCGAGCCGCGCGTTCCTGGACCGAGACGGCGTGCAGGTGGACTTCACCGACACGGGCGGCGGCATCCCCGTGGATGTGCGCCCGCGCATCTTCGAGCCCTTCTTCACCACCAAGGCGCAGGGCACGGGCCTGGGCCTCGCGGTGGTCAAACGCATCGTCGAGTCACACCTGGGGCAGCTCTCGCTCGTGTCGACTGGCGCCGACGGCACGACCTTCAGGCTCTTCCTGCCGGTGGACGCGCCCGCGCCCGGATAAGCCTTACGCGCGGAAGAGCCAGCCGAGCAGCCACACCCCGCCGAAGCCCAGCGCGCAGGCGGCGGCGAACAGCGCGACCCAATGCCAGACAGGCCGCGCGCGGAATGGCTCGGCGGGAGTGGGCGCATCCTCGCCCGAGATGGCGCGGACGAGCGCGAGGCGTTGAGCCACCTCCACCGCGGACGACTCCAACGTCTGGGAGATGTCCACGCCGAAGCCCACCTGGGTCTCTCGCGGGCCCGGCGTGACACGAGGCCGCATAGAAGCGCTCGCGGTGCGCGCGATGGCCCCGAGAATCTGTGAGGCCGCCAGGGCCTCGGTCGCATCGCCCACGGAACCGTGCGTGTCGCCTCCGGCCCCATGGGCCCCGGAAGCAATGGGTGCGTCGCTGCCGGGTCCGCGCATCGGCGGATGACCGTGCGCATCGCCCGAGGCTCCGCTCCTGGCCGGAGCACCCTGCGCGTCGACTCCACCGCCGCGCATGGCCGAAGCATCGCGGCCAGCGCCGCTCGTTCCGGGCAGACGTGGCGCCACCGCGGTCTGCGTCACCTCCGCGTCATCGTCCGAGGCGAGGCGGGCCTTCGCGGCGGACCGGGCGGACTCGTCCGCGGGGGCCAGGAACTCCTCGGGAGCCTCCAGGCCCGAGTGCTCGAACGCGAGCGCCGTGGGCGGCGCGTGCACGGCGGGGAACTCCTGCTGCGTGCGCGATTGCGTCGAGTCCTCGCGCAACAACTCCGCGAGCACCTTCGTCTCCAATTGCTTCTCACGCGGGAACGCGTCACCCATCAGCCGAGCCAGGTCCGCGTCCCCGATGCCCGGGGCGAGCTTCGCCTTCAGCTCGCCCAGCGCCGCGCCCATGGCCGCCGCGTCGGGAAAGCGCTCGGAGGGCTCGGCGGCCAGCGCGCGCAGCAGGAACACGTCCACGCTGCGCGGCAGCCCCGGCCGATAGCGCCCCGCCGATTCCCACTGCGGATAGGCCGCGCGGCGCCAGCGCTCCGCGGGGTCTCCGCGCTGCGGCAGCGGCTTCCACGCGAACAGCTCCCAGAGCAGCGCGCCCGCGGCATAGACATCCGCGCGACGGTCCACGAAGCGCTTTCGCGCCTGCTCGGGCGCCATGTACGTGAGATTGCCAATCACCACGCGCGGAGAGGTCTGCTGCTCCTTCAGCGTGGACTGCGCCGCGCCGAAGTCGATGATCTTCACCTCGCCCGCATAACTCAGACAGACATTGGCGGGAGACAGGTCCCGGTGCACCAGGTGCAACGGATGGCCTGTCTCATCCAGCGCGTCGTGCGCATACGCCAATCCCTCGCACAATCGCTGGCCCAGGTGCAGCAGCGCGCCCAGCGGCATCATCCGCCCGCGCTGACGCAGGCGATACGCCAGCCGGCTGAGCGTCTTGCCCTGCACGTACTCCATGGCGAGGTAGAGCTGCCCCTCGGCCTCGCCCATGGCGTACACCCGGGCGATGTTGGGATGCGCCAGCCGCACCACCACGCGCGCTTCGTCGCGGAAGCGCCCCACGAACTGCCGGTTCGCCACCAAGCCCGGCAGGACCTTCTTCACCACGACGGCCCGGCCCAACGCCTCCTCGCGCGCGAGGAAGACCTCCCCCATCCCCCCGGCGCCAATGCGGCGCACGAGGGTGTAGGGGCCGAAGCGGACGGGCCCCGTCAGGGGCTCTGGCTCAACGGGCCTCGCCAAGCGCGCGGAACGCCTTGCGGGCCGCGGCGAGGACGTGCGCCACCTCCGGCTCGCCGATGGCCAGTGACACGAACGCCGCCTCGAACTGGCTGGGCGGCAGGTACACTCCCTCGTTGAGCATCGCGTGGAAGAAGCGCCCGAAGCGGGCCGTGTCTGCCTTCTTCGCGGACGCGTAGTCGAACACCGGCTCGCCCGTGAAGAAGACGGTCAGCATGCTGCCCACGCGGTTCACGGTGACGGGCACGCCCGCCGCCTTCGCCTCGGCCACGAAGCCCTCCTCCAGCGCCCGGCTCACCTGCTCCAGCCGCGCGTAGATGCCCGGCGCCGCCAGCGCCTTCACGCACGCCATGCCCGCGGCCACCGCCACCGGGTTCCCGGACAGCGTGCCGGACTGGTACACCGGCCCCTCGGGCGCCACCTTCGACATGATGTCGCGCCGGCCGCCGTACGCGCCCAGCGGCATGCCGCCGCCCACCACCTTGGCCATCGTGGTCAGGTCCGGCGACAGGCCATACAGCTCCTGCGCGCCGCCGCGCGCCAGCCGGAAGCCCGTCATCACCTCATCCAGCACCAGCAGCACGCCGTGCTTGCGGCAGAGCGCCTGGAGCCCCTGGAGGTAGCCCGGCTTGGGAATCAGCACGCCCATGTTGCCCACCACCGGCTCGATGATGGCGCAGGCAATCTCACTCCCCTTCTCCGCGAAGAGGCGCTCCACCGCGTCCAGGTCGTTGAACGGCGCGGTGAGCGTCAGCTTCGCCAGCGCCGAGGGCACGCCCGGCGAGTCCGGCAGGCCCAGCGTCTCCACGCCGCTGCCCGCCTTCACCAGGAACGGGTCACCCGCGCCGTGGAAGCAGCCCTCGAACTTGAGGATGTAGTCCCGGCCCGTGAAGCCGCGCGCCACGCGGATGGCCGCCACGGTGGCCTCGGTGCCGCTGGAGACCAGCCGCACCTTCTCCACCGCGGGCATGGTGGCGCAGAGCAGCTCGGCGAACTCCACCTCGTCCGGGTGGGGTGCGCCATACGAGGTGCCCCGCTTGGCCGCCGCGATGAGGGCCTCCACGATGGGCGGGTAGGCATGGCCGAGGATGAGCGGCCCCCAGCTCCCCACCAGGTCGACGTAGCGGTTGCCGTCCACGTCCGTGAGCCACGCGCCCGCGCCCTCCCGGAAGAAGACGGGGTCACCTCCCACGCCACGGAAGGCGCGCACCGGTGAGTTCACGCCACCCGGAATGCGCACCTGCGCGCGGGTGAACAAGGCCTGGCTCTGAGCGTGGTTCATGGCGCGTTCCATAACACGCGAGCGGCCTCCACCTCGCGTCCGCTCCTTCCGCCAGCATGCCCGCTGCTTCTCACCGGCGCAGGCCCAGGTGATGGACCAGGGCCAACGGAGCGCCGAGTCACGCAAGCTTTACACGGTTTAGGACAGACGCGAGCGCCGGGCCCGGCCAGTGTCCGCTCGCCCGGGAGTCCGCCGCCGCGCCAGCGCTGTTTCAGTCGCCTGGAGGGCCGGGCATGGGTAATACCGGCGCATGCGAATCCTGCACACCATGCTCCGCGTCGGCGACCTCGAGAAGTCGCTGGATTTCTATACCCGTGTCATCGGGATGAAGCTCCTGCGCCGCGAGGAGTTCCCCGACGGCAAGTTCACCCTGGCGTTCGTGGGCTTCGGCCCCGAGTCCACCCACCCCGCGCTGGAGCTGACCTACAACTGGGGCACCTCCCGCTACGAGCTGGGCACCGCGTATGGCCATGTGGCCCTGGGCGTCAGTGACATCCATGCCACGGTCAAAGCCATCCGAGACGCGGGGGGCAAGGTGGTGCGCGAGCCGGGGCCCATGAAACATGGCACCACCGTCATCGCCTTCGTGGAGGACCCGGACGGCTACCGGGTGGAACTCATCCAGCAAGGCGCCTGAGACCCAAGGCGGGCAGGCGGGCGGGAATCGTCACGAAGTCACCCGCCTTCCGCTCGCCGCGCTGCCCGAGCGGGTGTAGAGAGGCCGGCGTCATGGTGGAGAGCCCCCAGAGCCAGAACGCGTTGTCCATCGAAGAGCTCCACGAGGCCTGGCCGGTGCTGTCTCCCGACGAGCGCATCGAGGGCTTCCGACTGCTGCCCCCCGCGGTGGCGGACGACTTCTTCCTCGACCTGTCTGCCCGGGACCAGGCGGACCTCATCCTCAGCCTGCCGCCGGGCGAGCGCCGCACCTGGGTGCGCTTGCTGCCGCCGGACGACCTGGCGGACCTGGTGCAGGCCGTGGAGCCCGAGCAGGCGGAGGCCATCCTCTCGCAGCTCGACGACATGAGCCGCCGCGAGGTGAACGTCCTCCTGGCCTACGCCGAGGATGACGCCGGTGGCTTGATGAACCCGCGCTTCGCCCGGGTCCGTCCGGAGATGTCCATCGACGAGGCCATCGGCTATCTGCGCAAGCAGGCGCGCGAGAAGGTGGAGACGGTCTATTACGCCTACGCGCTCGACGCCGAGCAGCACGTGGTGGGCGTGTTGTCCTTGCGCCAGCTCTTCCAGGCCGCCCCGGACAAGAAGGTGGCGGACGTCATGCAGCGCGACGTGCGCGTGGTGGCGGAGAACACCGACCAGGAAGCGGTGAGCCGGCTCATCACCGAGCACGGCTTGATGGCGCTCCCGGTGGTGGACGAGCACAACCGGATGAAGGGCATCGTCACGGTGGATGACATCGTCGACGTGGTCCAGGAAGAGGCCACCGAGGACATCCAGAAGGTCGGAGGCATGGAGGCGCTCGACGCGCCCTACTTCGAGGTGGGCTTCTTCGCCATGCTGCGCAAGCGCGCCGGCTGGCTGATGGTGCTCTTCCTCGGCGAGATGCTCACCGCCACGGCGATGGGCTACTTCGAGCACGAGATTGCCCGCGCCGTGGTGCTGAGCTTGTTCATTCCGCTCATCATCAGCTCGGGCGGCAACTCGGGCAGCCAGGCCACCACGCTCATCATCCGCTCGCTGGCGCTGTCGGAGATGCGCTTGAAGGACTGGTGGCGCGTGGCGCGGCGCGAGCTGGGCACGGGCCTGGCGCTGGGCACCATCCTGGGCCTCGTCGGCCTCACGCGCGTCATGGTGTGGCAGACGCTGTTCAACAGCTACGGCCAGCACGCGCTGCTCGTGGCGCTCACCGTGGGCGCCTCGCTGGTGGGCGTGGTGATGTTCGGCACGCTGTCCGGCTCCATGCTGCCGTTCATCCTGCGCCGCGTGGGCTTCGACCCCGCGAGCGCGTCCGCGCCCTTCGTGGCCACGCTGGTGGACGTCACCGGCCTCATCATCTACTTCACCGTCGCGAGCCTCATCCTCCGCGGCACCTTGTTGTAGCGGCGCGCCCATCCGCCTCGGGCGCGAAAGGCAATCATGATTCGCACCACCCGGCGGCGCACCCTCACCCTGGCCTCCTCCGAATCCCCTGGCCGCGCCGCGCACGTCTCCGCGGCCAGCGGGCTGGTGCGCGTGGGGAACTGGCTGCACGTGGTGGCGGATGACTCGCTGTGCCTCGCGGTCTTCCCGCTGCACGGGGACGCGCCGGGCCAGCTCGAGCGGCTGTTCCCGGGCGAGCTGCCGGAGGCGCCCGGCCCTCGCAAGGCGGCCAAGCCGGACCTGGAGGCGCTGTGCGCGCTGGGGCCGCTCGCCTTCGCGCCGCATGGGGCGCTGCTCGCGCTGCCCTCGGGCTCCACGCCTCGGCGGCGGCGCGGGGCGGTGATACCCCTGGCGGCGGATGGCTCGCTCGCGGGTGAGCCCAGGACGGTGGACTGCACCGCGCTCTACGCGCAGTTGGAGCGAGAGTTCGGCGTGCTCAACATCGAGGGCGCGGCGCTCGCGGGGCCCCGACTGCGGCTGTTGAACCGGGGCAATGGCGAAGGCGGCGTGGACGCGCTGGTGGACCTGGACGCGGAGCGGCTCCACCGCGCGGTGGAGACGGGCGCGCTGGGCCCCGAGGTGGTGCGCACCACGCGCCGCTGGGAGCTGGGCCACGCGGGGGGCGTGCGGCTGTCCTTCACGGACGCCTCGCCGCTGCCGGATGGGCGCATGGTGTTCACCGCCGCGGCCGAGGACTCGCGCGACGCGGTGGCGGATGGAAAGGTGACGGGCTCCGCGGTGGGCCTGCTCGCGCCGGATGGGACGCCGCTGTTCCTGGACGGCGTGGACGTGCCCGTGAAGCTGGAGGGCGTGGACGCGCGCATCGAGGGGGGCCGCATCCACCTGCTGCTGGTGGCGGACGCGGATGACCCGACGGTGGCCGCGCCGCTCCTGGAGGCCGTGCTGCCCGTGCCCGCGTGAGGCACGGGGAAGCGCATCAGGGGCCGCGCTTGATCGGCAGCGGCCCGAACGACTGCACCACCGGCATCACCGACAGCACGTTGACGTTGACGTGCGCGGGGCGCGTGGCCACCCAGTGCACCGCGTCCGCGATGTCCTCGGGCGTCAGCGGCTGCGTGTTGGCGTAGGGCGCGGCGGCGCGCGCGGCGTCGCCCTCGAAGCGCACCTGGGAGAACTCGGTGCCGCCCACCAGCCCCGGCTCGATGTCGGTGACGCGCACCGCGGTGCCATGCAGGTCCGCGCGCAGGTTGAGGCTGAACTGGCGCACGAAGGCCTTGGTGCCGCCGTACACATTGCCGCCCGGATAGGGGAACTCGGAGGCGATGGAGCCCATGTTGACGATGTGGCCCCGGTTGCGCGCCACCATGCCGCCCAGGACCGCGTGCGTGCAGTACAGGAGCCCCTTCACGTTGGTGTCCACCATCACGTCCCAGTTCTCCGGACGCGCGGCCTGCGCGGGCTCCAATCCCAGCGCGAGCCCGGCGTTGTTCACCAGGACATCCACCTCGGCGAAGTCCGCCGGCAGCGATTGCACGGCGCGCTCCACCGCCTCGCGGTCGCGCACGTCCATCGTCACGGGCAGCACCTGCGGGCCCAGCTCCGCGCGCAGTGCTTCCAGGCGGTCCGTGCGGCGGCCCGTGGCGATGACGCGAGCCCCGTCCTTCACGAAGCGCCGGACAATGGCCAGACCAAAGCCCGCGGTGGCACCCGTTACCAAGACAATCATGTGTCACTCCTCATCGTGCTGATCTAATCGCCGTGCTCGCGAGACGCTTCCTCAGCGGAGCCACCCATGGCCTCCAGCGAGGTGCGCGCGACCTTGGAGCGATCAAAGGCGGCTTCCTTCCCCAGACCGTCCGGCGTGGTGTTGGCGAGCCGCCGCCGCGCCCGGGCGATGGAGTCCTGCACCATGGCCGGGTCGGGATGCGTCTTCAGCGTCTCCACCCACAGCTCGATGGCCTTCTCGTACTCGTTGGAGTCCGCGCGCAGCTTGCCCATCTCATACAGGGCATAGGGCGCCAGCTCGGAGTCCGGGAAGCGGCTGCGCAGGTCCGCGAACGTGCGCGACGCCTCCTGGCGCTTGCCCTCCACCATGGACAGCGCCTGCGCCTCCAGGAAGAGCGCGTCGTCCACGAAGGCGCTCGCGGCGAAGCGCTCCGTCAGCTTGCGCGCCTCCAGCTCGCACTGCGGATAGTCCTGCAGCTCGAAGTAGAGCTTGGCCACCTGGTACTGCAGCTCCGCGCCCTGGGGTGGGTTGCGCTGGAGCGCGGCGGTGAGTTGATCAATGGCACCGCGCAGGTCGCGGTAGTGCGCGCGCAAGAGCTCGGCCAGGATGATGCGGGCCTCGAGCGCCTCGGGAGACTCCGGGCACTGCTGCACCAGCTCCTTGTAGACGCCCACCGCCTCCTTCACCTTGCGCTGCTCCAGCCAGTACACGTCGGCGGCGCCCTTGAGCGCGCGGGCGCGCAGCACCAGGGCCTCCGGCGAGTCGTCGCGGCGGAGCATGTCGAAGGCCTTGCGGTACTCCACCAGGGCCTCGTCCGGTCGCTTCTCGAAGACGGCGTCGTGGGCGCGCTGCATGTGGTCCACCGGCTTCTCCCGGCAACCCGTGGCGGCCAGGAGCCAGACACTCAGCAGGGGGACCAGTCGCCTCACTCGCAAGCCTCCGGGACGATTCGTACGCAGCGCGTCTCCTCGCAGCGCACACACTCGCGCTGCGGAGACACGTCCGACACGCACAGCGAGACGCGCGAGGTGCGGGGACAGTCCTCGGAAGTGACGCAGCGGTAGACACCTCCGTCGGAACGGTCGATGTCTATCGGCGTGGAGCCGCAGACCTCCAGGTCATTGCATCCCAAGAGTCCGCTCACACACACGACCGCGAGCGCTCCGAAACCAGCCCGTCTCACGTCGGCGGTTCTAGCCGGATTCAGTGGCGCCGTCACGGAACCATGTGGCTGCCTGCCTGCTTCACCCACAGGGCGCTACAGGCTCGCGAAGTGTCCCGAATCAGGGACTCACAGCGCGTGGCGGCACTCTCCCAGGAAGCGCGTGAGTTCGTCATGGAACCACTTGGGGGCATCCAACATGAGCCAATGGCTCGCGTGCGGCGCCAGCGAGCGCACCAGCTCGGGGCGCTGGGCCACGAGGGTGTCGGGCGTGGACGTGGCGGCCAGCGCGTGGGTGGGCCCCGTGAAGCTCGCGAAGGCCTCGCCCGGGTCATGGTGGAAGAGGGACTCGAGGTTGCCCGCGATGGCTTCGCGGCGTGACGTGCGCATGGCGCCCAACACGCGCGTGCGCGTGGAGTCCTTCGCGTTCACCAACAAGGGCAGCAGCCACTGCTCACGGAACGCGCTGAAGTGCTCGACGGTGAAGTGACCGAGGAAGGCCGCGACCTCGTCGGCGGGCGTGGCGCGGAAGTCTCCCACCGCGTCGACGTAGAGCAGGCCCGCGAGCCGCTCGGGGTAGTAGGCCGCGAAGGCACCGGCCACCGCGCCCCCGAAGCCGTGCCCCACGAGGACGAACTTCATGGGGAGCTGCGCGTCCGCGAAGGCGGCGATGTCCTCGACCGCAGCCTCGATGCCGAAGGGGCCGTGGCCTCCCGCGCTCTCGCCCAGGCCGCGCAGGTCGAGCGCGGCGGTGCGCGTCTCCATCCCGTGCTGCGCCTCGGCCCAGTGCGTGCGGTCCGCGGCGAGGTCATGCACGAAGAGGACGGGGATGCCGCCCTCACCCTCCACGGTCGCCACCAGGCGTCCCGCGGGTCCCTGGACGGTCACCGTCGACGGCGCTTTGTGTTTCATGGGCTCGGCTCCTGGCCCCCCCGACTTCCGCGCCCGTGGGCGCTGGGCCTTGCCGTGCAGTCTGCCCTACTTCGCGAGCCCACACCTCGCGCCCGCCGTGTCGCACCCCGTCAGAGGCCCGGTGTTCCGTCTGACTCCGAGCCGAGGAGCGCCGCGAGGAACAGCGCATACGTCAACTCGGCGACAGCGCGGCGCTCGCGTCGCGCCTGGGTGCGCAGGGCCTTGGGCAAGGAGCACGGCCGCCCGCGCTCGCCGTCGCGCAGCTGCACGTAGCCGCGCTCGGAGTAGCCCACCACCTGCCACCCTTGGGTGACCAGCGCCTGGCTGAGGTCATCCGTGAGCTGGTGATGCACCGCCCGAGCAAGCGGCGCGGGCCGGAAGCGCGCGTGGGCCCAGCCCCCCTCTTCCTCGCGCCAGCCGCGCGCGCGCAGGTAGTGGACCTTGCGCGCGAGCGACAACCCTCCGACATGGCGCTCCAGCTTCATGCGACTCCGTGCGGGCGGCTCCCGGGGTACTCCCCGGTTACTCCCCGGTTACTCCCCGGTTACTCCAAGGAAAGCTTCTGCCCGGCGGCCTGCTTGCGCACGGACTGGATGATGGCGGTGTCGAGCGTATCCGCTCCCGCGCTCGCGGGGCGCACCGCCTTCTGCTCGGCGAGGTACTTCTCGCGCTCGCCCTTCAGTTTCACGATGCGGTCCTGAATGGCCTCGCGCTCCTTCGCCTTCGTGGCCACCACGGCCTTGCGCTCCTCCACCGACTTGCCCTGAAGCTCCGCGGGCAGCTCCTCCTCCTTGAGCGTGTCGAGCTTCACCGCGCCCGACTTGGCGCCATCCACCAGGTCCCAGCTCGAATTGTCATACAGGCGGCTGGCCTTGGACACGGCGCGCGTGGCGGCGACGCTGGGGCTGGGCGCCGCGTTGGTGTCCTGCGCCACCTGACGCGCCTTGCCCGCGCTGCCTCCGGAGCCGTAGCCCAGGTACGTCTGGTTCAGCTCGCCGCTCAGCCGCGCCAGCTCCGCGTCCTGGGGCGTGGTGACCTGCGCCACGGCGCGGTTCTGGTCGATGTTGAGCGCCTGTCCTTGCGCGAGGGCCGCGGCGGCCGTCCACCCGTCACGCGCGCCCACCTCCGAGCCACCGCAGTGCACGGTGTTCACGATGATGCCGTGCTCCTTCGCGTTGGCGATGGCGGTGGCGAACGCGACCGGCCCTTGATTGAACGGCTCGTTGCCCGCGATGTAGATGAGCTTCAGGTCGTCGTGGGACTTGCTCCACGCGAGCTGCGTGGTGGCCTTCTGGATGACCATCCCGCAGTACTCGTCTCCGCCGTTGGTGCGCAGCGCGAAGAGCTTCTCGGAGACGCTGTCCAGGTCCGTGGTGAAGGGCAGGATTTGACGCATGTAGCCCGCCTCGGCGGCCAGGTCGCTCTTGCCGTACTCATAGAGGGCGATCTCCAGCCGGGCGAGCTGCTCTCCG
Encoded proteins:
- the hemL gene encoding glutamate-1-semialdehyde 2,1-aminomutase; protein product: MNHAQSQALFTRAQVRIPGGVNSPVRAFRGVGGDPVFFREGAGAWLTDVDGNRYVDLVGSWGPLILGHAYPPIVEALIAAAKRGTSYGAPHPDEVEFAELLCATMPAVEKVRLVSSGTEATVAAIRVARGFTGRDYILKFEGCFHGAGDPFLVKAGSGVETLGLPDSPGVPSALAKLTLTAPFNDLDAVERLFAEKGSEIACAIIEPVVGNMGVLIPKPGYLQGLQALCRKHGVLLVLDEVMTGFRLARGGAQELYGLSPDLTTMAKVVGGGMPLGAYGGRRDIMSKVAPEGPVYQSGTLSGNPVAVAAGMACVKALAAPGIYARLEQVSRALEEGFVAEAKAAGVPVTVNRVGSMLTVFFTGEPVFDYASAKKADTARFGRFFHAMLNEGVYLPPSQFEAAFVSLAIGEPEVAHVLAAARKAFRALGEAR
- a CDS encoding GAF domain-containing protein yields the protein MPLGVAVLRDCQVVYVNASLLDLLGRDQGEVVGCPALSFLSRPDASDVRKWHGSGATKRPLEAWLRTPRGEVRVELSAVEHGDAWLVHVRDITARARRRELLEQLAELGAELPTRRDEAQVLGRMFEGLEAMSLAFAWVVPGQEGPLLERGFAPGSPEPLSARRGTWTPGLEQAWSEGCAYVEDATREAARFLGADAEALRAAPLPGVIARVDLEGAPRALLAVAAMGLREEDRAPVRRFATQVSAALDAALTITRLSARNTALAALNRLASAAASAPHPRAFFGPGTAEIAGLLGCDAVTLLMPEEGRLEAPEYLELIHAYGFAREVVARHPRTPVAGTVNGVVFLSGEARVVDTEDCPPPTREALIQQGFQTLAAVPVRVRSRVVGTLGVLFRVRRRLTALELETLQAMGSHFAAALESHRLLEEVRGRAEDLALMHEVGKALAATLEPAALLSTGVTSLARIVDTPDAYVMLPDASGERLIVRAATGGHPAMVGQSIPVEPPPHSFTAEVFRTRQPLRVEDAREDRRGHEELLRISEGLAFLVLPLAVHERMVGVAMVVETRRTRRFTAAEVERAGAIASQLSLALEGARLVEDLKKSYAELARAQAQLVHRERLAALGELSAVVAHEVRNPLGAIFNSVATIRRIVGPESPASPLVDIVGEEADRLNRIVADLLTFARPPSPHPYPVSVSQLLEESVRGALSDQGAPRDLAVRVEWNVATDVPPVTVDERLMRQAFLNLALNAVQAMPHGGTLSVSASRAFLDRDGVQVDFTDTGGGIPVDVRPRIFEPFFTTKAQGTGLGLAVVKRIVESHLGQLSLVSTGADGTTFRLFLPVDAPAPG
- a CDS encoding PqqD family protein is translated as MNLPPAAPGVIVQQQDDAYFLMDTEGGEVFRVNETAARIFGLCQSGVSLDAAVQTLASSLNAAGQEADIRADVRRTVEQFQELGLCEPHPAP
- a CDS encoding serine/threonine protein kinase encodes the protein MARPVEPEPLTGPVRFGPYTLVRRIGAGGMGEVFLAREEALGRAVVVKKVLPGLVANRQFVGRFRDEARVVVRLAHPNIARVYAMGEAEGQLYLAMEYVQGKTLSRLAYRLRQRGRMMPLGALLHLGQRLCEGLAYAHDALDETGHPLHLVHRDLSPANVCLSYAGEVKIIDFGAAQSTLKEQQTSPRVVIGNLTYMAPEQARKRFVDRRADVYAAGALLWELFAWKPLPQRGDPAERWRRAAYPQWESAGRYRPGLPRSVDVFLLRALAAEPSERFPDAAAMGAALGELKAKLAPGIGDADLARLMGDAFPREKQLETKVLAELLREDSTQSRTQQEFPAVHAPPTALAFEHSGLEAPEEFLAPADESARSAAKARLASDDDAEVTQTAVAPRLPGTSGAGRDASAMRGGGVDAQGAPARSGASGDAHGHPPMRGPGSDAPIASGAHGAGGDTHGSVGDATEALAASQILGAIARTASASMRPRVTPGPRETQVGFGVDISQTLESSAVEVAQRLALVRAISGEDAPTPAEPFRARPVWHWVALFAAACALGFGGVWLLGWLFRA